A stretch of the Acidobacteriota bacterium genome encodes the following:
- a CDS encoding response regulator: protein MNTLATLLIVDDTLSVCQVLVDMLESPEYHIETANDGFEGLLKARTLKPDLILLDVMMPGMDGFQVCQHLRTTPDLAEVPILMLTALDDQESRIKGIESGADDFITKPISPDELNARVRTIVRLNRYRRLHAERAKFDWVVEQSEDGYLVLNDEDQVTYANPKACLLLSIHPIGTHPEPVYFRATIQKQYQCHPSDLWNTWPLENPELPSPPPRYLVRPETETSQAFWLQVFQFQEPIQQAAHRIICLKDVTSQILTMRDVQAFHRLIPHKLRSPLNSMRLGIEMLAMHSAALLGGEIADLVDMALQGIYRLDQEVTDVVQYLHAPALARKGKEIQVEAVTVLTRRISDELELAPPQISLTSNLQSYQLQLSEPALERVLFELLENSKKFHPHQSPQITIEVEPTGLEQIRLRVTDDGVHLSPEQLERAWVPYYQGEKYFTGQVAGMGLGLPMVAMLIWAAGGSCLLRNRPDQPGIQVELVFPVTVPVSKPESDPVGANLRQS, encoded by the coding sequence TGCCAGGTTCTGGTGGATATGCTTGAATCACCCGAATACCACATCGAGACAGCCAATGATGGGTTTGAAGGCTTGCTCAAGGCCCGCACCTTGAAACCCGATTTGATCCTGCTCGATGTCATGATGCCGGGCATGGATGGCTTTCAGGTTTGCCAGCACCTGCGCACGACGCCCGATCTGGCCGAAGTCCCGATCTTGATGCTGACCGCCCTCGATGATCAGGAATCCCGGATTAAGGGGATCGAATCCGGTGCCGATGATTTTATTACCAAACCGATCTCACCGGATGAACTCAATGCCCGGGTGCGGACCATTGTTCGGCTGAACCGGTATCGCCGGCTTCATGCGGAACGCGCGAAATTTGATTGGGTCGTGGAACAATCGGAAGATGGCTATCTGGTTCTCAACGATGAGGATCAGGTTACCTATGCCAACCCCAAAGCCTGTCTTTTACTGTCCATTCATCCAATTGGAACCCACCCGGAACCAGTCTATTTTCGGGCAACGATTCAAAAACAGTACCAGTGTCACCCATCTGACCTGTGGAACACCTGGCCGCTTGAAAATCCCGAGTTGCCATCCCCTCCGCCCCGATATTTGGTCCGCCCCGAAACCGAAACGTCGCAGGCATTCTGGCTTCAGGTCTTTCAGTTCCAGGAACCGATCCAGCAAGCCGCCCACCGAATTATTTGTCTAAAGGATGTAACCTCCCAAATCTTGACGATGCGGGATGTTCAGGCATTTCATCGGTTGATTCCACACAAACTCCGCTCACCGCTCAATTCCATGCGGCTGGGCATTGAAATGCTGGCCATGCATTCGGCGGCTCTGCTTGGCGGGGAAATCGCGGATCTGGTTGATATGGCCCTGCAGGGCATCTATCGGCTCGATCAGGAAGTAACAGACGTGGTGCAATACCTGCACGCCCCAGCCCTGGCTCGCAAAGGGAAAGAAATCCAGGTTGAAGCCGTGACGGTCTTGACCAGGCGCATCAGCGATGAACTTGAACTGGCGCCGCCGCAAATCAGCCTCACCTCCAACCTTCAATCCTATCAATTACAACTCTCCGAACCGGCGTTGGAGCGTGTGTTGTTTGAACTGCTTGAAAATTCAAAGAAATTCCACCCGCACCAGTCTCCGCAAATCACCATCGAGGTTGAGCCAACTGGCCTGGAGCAAATCAGGCTCCGCGTCACCGATGACGGAGTCCATCTGTCACCTGAACAACTTGAGCGAGCCTGGGTTCCATATTACCAGGGTGAAAAATACTTCACCGGCCAGGTGGCTGGCATGGGATTGGGCTTGCCGATGGTCGCGATGTTGATTTGGGCGGCTGGTGGGAGTTGCCTGTTGCGAAATCGGCCTGACCAGCCCGGCATCCAGGTTGAACTGGTGTTTCCCGTGACGGTTCCTGTTTCCAAACCAGAAAGCGACCCGGTTGGCGCAAACCTGCGCCAATCGTAG